A region from the Naumannella halotolerans genome encodes:
- a CDS encoding Crp/Fnr family transcriptional regulator, which yields MSEAAELCVSLVPLFQGLSYDEQLEVARVAHPTQLDRLKQVYGAGGDVSQLMVVHTGRVKISRTSPDGHEQIIRVLGPGDFIGESAFLTGTRPDHSATALEAAELCVFRHDDLGKLVEKHASIGLRMLQGVSRRLGEAEARLAAVISGDVSSRLADYLLALPAQPGTDRLSVVMLPLAKKDIASLLDTTPESLSRQLRALSDAGVILQGAGGRVTILDVDALTSLAAHV from the coding sequence ATGAGCGAAGCAGCCGAACTGTGCGTGAGCCTGGTACCCCTGTTCCAGGGGTTGAGCTACGACGAGCAGCTGGAGGTGGCCCGCGTCGCACACCCCACCCAGCTCGACCGCTTAAAGCAGGTCTATGGCGCGGGAGGTGACGTGTCACAACTGATGGTGGTGCACACCGGACGCGTCAAGATCTCTCGTACAAGCCCCGACGGCCACGAGCAGATTATCCGGGTTCTCGGCCCGGGAGACTTCATCGGCGAATCCGCGTTCCTCACCGGCACGAGACCCGATCATTCGGCAACGGCGCTCGAAGCCGCAGAGCTGTGCGTGTTCCGTCATGACGATCTCGGCAAGCTCGTCGAGAAGCACGCGAGCATCGGATTGCGGATGCTGCAGGGTGTGAGCAGGCGGCTAGGTGAAGCGGAAGCCCGATTGGCCGCGGTGATATCCGGGGATGTGAGTTCGCGCCTCGCCGACTACCTCCTCGCCCTCCCCGCACAACCCGGGACGGATCGCCTTTCCGTGGTTATGCTCCCGCTCGCCAAGAAGGACATCGCGTCGCTGCTGGATACGACCCCGGAGTCGCTGAGTCGCCAGCTGCGCGCTCTCAGCGACGCGGGAGTCATCCTCCAGGGGGCAGGAGGCCGCGTCACGATCCTCGATGTCGACGCGCTCACGTCACTCGCAGCCCATGTGTAA
- a CDS encoding heavy metal translocating P-type ATPase yields the protein MTQTLSPLEAPAKPGLLRETLQFSRSRPLMVFVVIGLATGVTLWATGQQTALAITAFLVVGVVIVTTAIGMVRDLMSGHWGLDVLAVVAMVATLAVQEYVAGLIIALMLTGGEALEAVAARRASRELDMLLNHAPAFAQRVDPVTGDVQRIPVDEVAVGDELLVRSSEVLPVDGTLLSEHASIDESSVTGEPLPVSYQAGDSLLSGTVNGTESLTMRAEKVASESNYAGIVKLVEAAVDSRAPMVRLADRYAVPFTILALLIAGVAWYVSGDPVRFAEVLVVATPCPLLIATPVAFMGGMSSAAKLNVIIKDGGALEVLARVRSAAFDKTGTLTQGKADVVNIVPAARSARETLQLAAAAEQFSVHVFAEPIIAAARVQKRELPQVAHADEVATNGVHAVFSDGTQVRVGKPAFIEEVTGHITRPALAAGETAVYVAVGNELAGVIVLSDPLRPQAADTVARLRAAGVEEIAMVTGDVAPTAESIAHEAGITTVHAETTPQTKVELVQAMRPRPVLMVGDGINDAPVLAAANVGIAMAGRGATVASESASAVITADDISRVADVMYVSRRTVTIALQSIWLGIIISVGLMLVAAFGYLPAVVGALLQEVVDLVAIVSALRALSIHRRVKRERGSGTPLGAEAFAQPTRQ from the coding sequence GTGACACAGACACTTTCCCCGTTGGAAGCCCCCGCGAAGCCGGGGCTTCTGCGCGAGACGCTGCAGTTCTCGCGGAGCCGACCGCTCATGGTCTTCGTCGTCATCGGCCTGGCAACCGGGGTGACGCTCTGGGCCACAGGGCAGCAGACCGCGCTCGCGATCACGGCGTTCCTCGTCGTTGGTGTGGTCATCGTGACGACGGCAATCGGTATGGTCCGCGACCTGATGAGCGGGCACTGGGGGCTCGACGTGCTCGCCGTCGTCGCGATGGTGGCTACCCTCGCGGTGCAAGAGTATGTTGCAGGGCTCATCATTGCGTTGATGCTCACCGGCGGCGAAGCGCTCGAAGCGGTGGCGGCGCGGCGAGCGAGCCGTGAGCTCGACATGCTCTTGAACCATGCCCCCGCCTTCGCTCAGCGGGTTGACCCGGTCACCGGTGACGTGCAACGCATTCCCGTCGATGAAGTGGCGGTCGGTGACGAGTTGCTCGTGCGTTCATCGGAGGTGCTACCCGTGGACGGAACGCTCCTCTCCGAGCATGCGAGCATCGACGAATCGTCGGTGACCGGTGAACCACTGCCCGTGAGTTACCAGGCCGGTGACTCGTTGTTGTCGGGAACGGTGAACGGCACCGAGAGTCTCACGATGCGCGCTGAGAAGGTCGCGAGCGAATCGAACTATGCGGGCATCGTGAAGCTCGTCGAAGCGGCCGTCGATTCACGGGCTCCGATGGTGCGGCTCGCTGACCGATACGCGGTGCCCTTCACGATTCTGGCGCTGCTGATCGCGGGTGTCGCCTGGTATGTCAGCGGTGATCCGGTGCGGTTTGCTGAGGTGCTCGTCGTCGCCACCCCCTGTCCGCTTCTGATCGCCACTCCGGTCGCGTTCATGGGTGGGATGAGTTCCGCCGCGAAGCTGAACGTCATCATCAAAGACGGCGGAGCGCTCGAAGTGCTCGCGCGTGTACGCTCGGCCGCATTCGACAAGACCGGCACCCTCACACAGGGCAAGGCCGACGTCGTCAACATTGTGCCGGCGGCGCGTTCTGCGAGAGAAACGCTCCAACTCGCGGCCGCCGCTGAACAGTTCTCGGTACACGTGTTCGCAGAACCGATCATCGCCGCGGCACGGGTTCAGAAGCGCGAACTGCCACAGGTTGCACATGCAGATGAAGTGGCAACGAACGGTGTGCATGCTGTGTTCTCTGACGGCACGCAGGTGCGGGTGGGGAAGCCTGCGTTCATCGAAGAAGTGACCGGGCACATCACTCGCCCCGCCCTGGCTGCGGGCGAGACCGCGGTGTACGTGGCCGTCGGTAACGAGCTTGCCGGGGTGATCGTGTTGTCAGACCCTCTCCGCCCGCAGGCTGCAGACACGGTGGCTCGCCTCCGAGCAGCCGGGGTCGAAGAGATCGCGATGGTGACCGGAGACGTTGCACCGACCGCAGAATCCATCGCGCACGAGGCAGGCATCACGACGGTGCATGCCGAGACGACGCCGCAGACCAAGGTGGAGCTCGTGCAGGCGATGCGGCCCCGCCCAGTACTCATGGTCGGTGACGGCATCAACGATGCTCCCGTGCTCGCTGCCGCCAATGTGGGGATCGCGATGGCTGGGCGCGGTGCCACCGTGGCCAGCGAATCCGCCTCAGCTGTGATCACCGCAGATGACATTTCACGCGTCGCGGATGTGATGTACGTCTCCCGTCGCACCGTCACGATCGCACTGCAATCGATCTGGCTGGGCATCATCATCTCGGTCGGGCTGATGCTTGTCGCAGCCTTCGGGTATCTCCCCGCAGTGGTGGGTGCCCTCCTACAGGAAGTCGTTGATCTTGTCGCGATCGTGTCTGCGTTACGAGCGCTCAGTATCCACCGGCGCGTGAAACGTGAACGCGGGTCTGGAACCCCACTCGGAGCGGAAGCGTTCGCCCAGCCCACGCGTCAATAA
- a CDS encoding heavy metal translocating P-type ATPase: MSVTDARARDAVTSAGAASLWRRIDRSDLARTLFVAACTLTVALGVTWPWPQVPVVAMIGLIVGCWPILMEALHDMRARRMSMELSMLIAIVAAAAIGEWVTALLITTFVLAAEILEDLTMDRGRDALTDLMTFLPDTVQVRQGVDIATVPLSNVVSGQVVVVGPGGRIPVDGVVVMGETTVDQSRITGESLPVDVGVGSEVFAGSINQIGAVEIRAERVGAASSYGRIVEAVRQAQESEPPVQRLADKLASWLVYLALGGAVITYLVTRDITSAIAVVVVAGACGIVAGTPLAVLAAIARIARSGAFVKDGAHLEALSTVDTVAFDKTGTLTMGAPAVTGIHTATGVTEDELLTLAAAAEAYSEHPLGQAIITHANHLALPLESAEDFTYRPGLGVTATVAGRVIAAGSRRLVTDAPDTPPEQGIATAVYVSIDGTYAGTILLADTLRDSAKAAVAELHRRGLRTLIITGDQEATARAIAAELGIDDVHAGLLPEQKLAAIDAERAAGHTLAMVGDGVNDAPALAHAHVGIAMGSGTDIARESADVVLISSDLNDLAHTLFVAKRARRIVMFNFIGTIAVDLIGIGLAAFGLLSPVVAALIHVGSETTFILNSARLIPGRQSRAASTGVANTRSHE; this comes from the coding sequence ATGAGTGTCACCGATGCTCGTGCTCGGGACGCGGTGACATCAGCTGGCGCGGCAAGCCTGTGGCGACGGATCGACCGTAGCGATCTGGCGCGCACCCTTTTCGTCGCAGCCTGCACCCTCACCGTTGCGCTCGGCGTAACCTGGCCGTGGCCGCAAGTGCCCGTCGTCGCGATGATCGGGCTGATCGTCGGATGCTGGCCGATCCTGATGGAAGCGCTGCACGACATGCGTGCGCGGCGCATGAGCATGGAACTGTCCATGCTGATCGCCATCGTCGCAGCCGCTGCGATCGGTGAGTGGGTGACGGCGCTGCTGATCACCACGTTCGTGCTCGCCGCCGAAATCCTCGAAGACCTGACCATGGATCGGGGGCGCGACGCCCTGACCGACCTCATGACGTTCCTCCCCGACACCGTGCAGGTTCGGCAGGGCGTAGACATTGCGACGGTGCCGCTGTCCAACGTCGTCTCGGGGCAGGTGGTTGTCGTTGGTCCGGGCGGACGCATCCCGGTTGATGGCGTGGTGGTCATGGGCGAGACGACCGTGGATCAGTCGCGGATCACCGGCGAGTCGCTGCCCGTGGACGTGGGGGTCGGCAGCGAGGTGTTCGCGGGGTCCATCAACCAGATCGGTGCCGTCGAAATCCGCGCCGAGCGAGTCGGCGCAGCATCGTCATATGGGCGCATCGTGGAAGCAGTGCGACAGGCGCAGGAGTCTGAACCGCCCGTGCAGCGCCTCGCAGATAAACTCGCCTCCTGGCTGGTGTACCTCGCGCTCGGCGGCGCGGTCATCACCTACCTCGTAACCCGCGATATCACCTCTGCGATCGCGGTGGTCGTGGTGGCCGGGGCGTGCGGCATCGTTGCGGGCACGCCGCTGGCGGTGCTCGCCGCGATCGCCCGGATCGCCCGGTCGGGGGCGTTCGTGAAAGACGGCGCGCATCTCGAAGCGCTCTCGACCGTGGATACTGTCGCGTTCGACAAGACGGGCACCCTCACTATGGGCGCTCCGGCCGTTACCGGGATCCACACGGCAACGGGCGTGACCGAGGACGAGTTGTTGACCCTCGCGGCTGCGGCCGAAGCCTATTCGGAGCATCCGCTCGGGCAAGCGATCATCACACATGCCAACCATCTGGCCCTGCCACTGGAATCGGCCGAGGACTTCACCTACCGGCCCGGCCTGGGCGTGACCGCAACAGTCGCAGGCAGAGTCATCGCGGCGGGGAGCCGACGACTGGTGACTGATGCCCCCGACACACCACCGGAGCAAGGGATCGCCACCGCCGTCTACGTCAGTATCGACGGCACCTACGCGGGCACGATCCTCTTGGCCGACACGCTCCGCGACTCCGCGAAGGCTGCAGTCGCAGAACTGCACCGCCGCGGGCTGCGCACACTCATCATCACCGGAGATCAGGAAGCAACCGCACGGGCCATCGCCGCCGAACTTGGCATTGATGACGTGCATGCCGGCCTGTTGCCAGAGCAGAAGCTTGCCGCGATCGACGCGGAACGCGCAGCCGGACACACGCTTGCCATGGTCGGTGACGGTGTGAACGATGCCCCCGCCCTTGCCCACGCCCACGTCGGGATCGCCATGGGATCCGGCACCGACATCGCCCGCGAGAGCGCCGACGTCGTGCTGATCAGCTCAGACCTGAACGACCTCGCCCACACACTGTTCGTCGCGAAGCGGGCACGGCGGATCGTGATGTTCAACTTCATCGGCACGATCGCCGTCGATCTCATCGGCATCGGACTCGCCGCATTCGGGCTGCTCAGCCCGGTCGTGGCAGCCCTCATCCATGTCGGGAGCGAGACGACGTTCATCCTCAACTCCGCGCGCCTCATCCCCGGCAGGCAGAGCAGGGCGGCGAGCACTGGAGTTGCGAACACCCGATCGCACGAGTGA
- a CDS encoding ArsR/SmtB family transcription factor encodes MREDNKVCSFGVESQYVDLAAEVFSLLSDATRILIILALRDSELAVGELAERVGKSPTTVSQHLAKLRWGKVVQARQEGTRVFYSLIDEHARQLVTHAVFQAEHVVERLPPHHRGPVASQGTTNGAAE; translated from the coding sequence ATGCGTGAAGATAATAAGGTATGCAGCTTTGGGGTGGAGAGCCAGTACGTCGATTTAGCTGCCGAGGTGTTCTCACTGCTGTCGGATGCGACGCGGATCCTCATCATTCTGGCGCTGCGCGACAGTGAACTCGCGGTGGGCGAGCTGGCGGAGCGGGTCGGAAAGTCACCGACCACGGTGTCGCAGCATCTCGCGAAGCTGCGGTGGGGCAAGGTCGTGCAAGCTCGGCAGGAGGGCACCCGCGTGTTCTACAGCCTGATCGATGAGCATGCCCGCCAACTGGTCACGCACGCGGTGTTCCAGGCCGAGCACGTTGTCGAGAGGTTGCCGCCGCACCACCGTGGCCCAGTCGCTTCGCAGGGCACGACAAACGGCGCAGCAGAATGA
- the chrA gene encoding chromate efflux transporter has protein sequence MTQASTATARSTVWEVFRVFLKLGTTSFGGPVAHLGYFRTEFVERRKWMGDREYADLVALSQFLPGPASSQVGFGVGLLRAGGWGAVAAFVGFTLPSAVLMVAFAYGAAWISGPIGDGLLTGLKIVAVAIVAQAVWGMTRTLTPDRPRAGIAVVALATAMLLVGSVGQIVAILIGAIGGLIFCRMAVEEQRPDMLHFPVRRAVGITSLAVFFLLLVGGPALASATGIGGVALFDAVYRAGALVFGGGHVVLPLLQAGVVDPGWVTNAQFLAGYGAAQAVPGPLFTFAGYLGAISDTGPGGIWGALITLIAVFLPGFLLLLGVLPFWNTFRRRAWAQAVMRGANAAVVGILAAALYSPVFTTAITGPGPFTLAVICFVLLISWKLPPWVVVLVGAAGGILMGLL, from the coding sequence ATGACACAGGCCTCGACGGCCACCGCTCGCAGCACGGTGTGGGAAGTGTTCCGGGTGTTCCTGAAGCTCGGGACCACCTCGTTCGGAGGGCCCGTCGCGCACCTCGGCTATTTCCGCACCGAGTTCGTCGAACGCCGCAAGTGGATGGGCGACCGCGAGTATGCAGATCTGGTCGCACTGTCACAGTTCCTGCCCGGCCCCGCGTCTAGCCAGGTTGGCTTCGGCGTGGGTCTGCTCCGCGCAGGCGGTTGGGGTGCGGTTGCGGCGTTCGTAGGATTCACCTTGCCGTCCGCGGTGTTGATGGTCGCATTCGCCTATGGGGCAGCGTGGATTTCCGGTCCGATCGGTGACGGACTGCTCACGGGATTGAAGATCGTCGCGGTCGCGATCGTCGCCCAAGCCGTCTGGGGAATGACTCGAACTCTTACCCCCGATCGCCCTCGCGCCGGGATCGCTGTGGTCGCGCTCGCTACCGCGATGCTGCTGGTGGGGTCGGTGGGTCAGATCGTTGCGATCCTGATCGGCGCGATTGGCGGACTGATCTTCTGCCGCATGGCTGTCGAGGAACAGCGGCCAGACATGCTCCACTTCCCCGTGCGACGTGCTGTCGGCATCACCAGTCTCGCCGTGTTCTTTCTCCTGTTGGTCGGCGGCCCAGCCCTCGCTTCAGCGACAGGCATCGGCGGGGTGGCTTTGTTCGACGCGGTCTATCGGGCCGGCGCGCTCGTGTTCGGCGGCGGACACGTCGTGCTTCCGCTGCTGCAGGCCGGCGTGGTCGACCCAGGCTGGGTGACGAACGCTCAGTTCCTCGCCGGATACGGGGCAGCCCAAGCCGTCCCCGGCCCGTTGTTCACCTTCGCCGGATACCTTGGCGCGATCTCTGACACCGGTCCCGGTGGGATCTGGGGCGCGCTGATTACACTGATCGCCGTGTTCCTGCCCGGCTTCTTGCTCCTGCTCGGAGTCTTGCCGTTCTGGAACACCTTCCGCCGCCGCGCATGGGCGCAAGCGGTCATGCGCGGCGCAAACGCCGCCGTCGTCGGAATCCTCGCCGCCGCCCTCTATTCACCCGTATTCACCACAGCAATCACCGGACCCGGCCCATTCACCCTCGCCGTGATCTGCTTCGTGCTCCTCATCTCTTGGAAACTACCCCCGTGGGTCGTGGTGCTCGTCGGCGCCGCTGGCGGCATCCTCATGGGCCTGCTGTAG
- a CDS encoding metalloregulator ArsR/SmtB family transcription factor: MDSMVEIPTLAVLADPTRARIVQLIRDAEGERAMVSRLAEQLGLRQPTVSHHMAALRAEGLVVREPEGRRVWYSINPDKADHVTALLGAPAIGGEEPDWERVIDDLAARYKGSFNRETIARYLTDSRDLLTARGDAPLLASRAAAFTASRLDDVRRTEVQSGWPPSVLFVCVQNAGRSQLAAGILRQLAGDTVIVRSAGSAPAAEVRSAIVTALDEIGVSIGGEFPKPLTDEAVKAADVVVTMGCGDACPVYPGRRYLDWDLADPVGKPLSVIRKIRDDIDLRVRALLSELTGDPLS; encoded by the coding sequence ATGGATTCGATGGTGGAGATACCTACGTTGGCGGTGCTTGCTGATCCCACCCGTGCCCGGATCGTCCAGCTGATCCGCGACGCCGAGGGTGAGCGGGCCATGGTGAGCCGCCTCGCCGAGCAGCTCGGGTTGCGGCAACCTACGGTCAGCCATCACATGGCGGCGCTGCGCGCTGAAGGTCTCGTGGTCCGCGAACCCGAGGGGCGCCGGGTCTGGTACTCGATCAACCCCGACAAAGCTGACCACGTCACCGCCCTCCTCGGCGCCCCCGCCATCGGCGGCGAGGAGCCGGATTGGGAGCGGGTCATAGACGACCTCGCCGCGCGCTACAAAGGCTCCTTCAATCGCGAGACAATCGCACGCTACCTGACCGACTCCCGCGACCTGCTAACAGCCCGCGGTGACGCGCCGCTACTGGCCTCACGCGCTGCGGCATTCACCGCATCCCGCCTCGACGACGTTCGCCGCACCGAGGTTCAGTCGGGGTGGCCGCCGTCGGTGCTGTTCGTGTGCGTCCAGAATGCAGGCCGCTCGCAGCTTGCCGCCGGCATCCTGCGCCAACTCGCCGGCGACACAGTCATCGTCCGCTCCGCCGGATCCGCGCCCGCGGCCGAGGTCCGCTCAGCGATCGTGACCGCGCTCGACGAGATTGGCGTCAGCATCGGCGGAGAGTTCCCCAAGCCCCTGACCGACGAGGCCGTGAAGGCTGCGGATGTCGTGGTCACGATGGGCTGCGGCGACGCCTGCCCGGTTTATCCCGGCCGCCGATACCTGGACTGGGACCTTGCCGACCCAGTCGGCAAGCCGCTGAGCGTCATTCGAAAGATC